In Novipirellula galeiformis, the genomic window GTCCGCGCTATCGCCGCATGGGCATGGGAAAACGACATCATTGAGTCGCTTCCGCGATTCCCAAAGCCGCGTCCGCAACGCGATGTCGCTGGCCGTCAGTATTTGAGCAAGGCGGAACTGAACGCACTCTACTTTGCCACTTACCAGATGCGCCGACCACGCGCGTGGAAGCAACCGCACCCGTTTGGTCAGTACTGGCGATCGGCGATCGTTCTTTTCTTCAACTACGGCCTGGATACGGGTACCATCTGGAAGACCAAAACAACTCACGAACCGCTCTTATGGCGGCACGTTTTCTGGAGCCATGAATCGCCTGATCGACAATCGAAGCTTCGATCTCGCTATGGATGGCTATTCTATCGACGAGTTAAAACGAACAAATCGTTCTATCGGCCGATTAATCGGGCGGTTCACGCACATTTGCGTCGGCTTCAACCTCCAATGTTCGTACCAGAGGAACCGATATTCGTTGGTGGAACTGCGAGGCCCAACGCGGTCTTCAAACGGCTGATCGCCCTCGCAGGGATTCGCGATAAAGTCGATATTGAAACCGGCGTTGCCAAAGACTGGCTGTTGAAGGATCTCCGCAAGACTTGCGCGACTTACTACGACGAGCACATGCCCGAGTCTTCCATCGAAATCCTCGGTCACTCTGTCAGCGGCGTCACTTACCGGCACTACGCTCATCGAGATCCATTGGCATTCAAAGCAATCATGACGATCCCGCAGCCTTCCGCCTTCATGGCTCTATTACGGGGGATCGAGGGTGAATGCCCTTGCTGCCGAAGGAAGTTTGCAGGCGAGTGATCTACCGGTCGATGAAACCGGAGCATGCAGGTTGTTGCATAGGACGGTTCGTCCTGTGCGTGCTACTTGTCTGATGCTTGGCCCTGAATCTGCCGGTCTCGCGCCTTTGGCTCGAAGACAGCCATGTCGGTGCCAGTCGTGAAAATTGGGAATGCAATCGGCCGATATTGGGCGTCCCGAGAACGCTCGAATTAGTAGTAGCGACAAGACGGCTATTGAACTTTTGGTCACCGGGGTCCGGGGCT contains:
- a CDS encoding tyrosine-type recombinase/integrase; the encoded protein is MSTNFPSAVQRYCKAKKHSKGTSDEYKATVRKWINWGQEIPLEQLSRSSIRDFLDWIYDDAVKQGGENPERTSNKARDHVRAIAAWAWENDIIESLPRFPKPRPQRDVAGRQYLSKAELNALYFATYQMRRPRAWKQPHPFGQYWRSAIVLFFNYGLDTGTIWKTKTTHEPLLWRHVFWSHESPDRQSKLRSRYGWLFYRRVKTNKSFYRPINRAVHAHLRRLQPPMFVPEEPIFVGGTARPNAVFKRLIALAGIRDKVDIETGVAKDWLLKDLRKTCATYYDEHMPESSIEILGHSVSGVTYRHYAHRDPLAFKAIMTIPQPSAFMALLRGIEGECPCCRRKFAGE